The following are from one region of the Malassezia vespertilionis chromosome 4, complete sequence genome:
- a CDS encoding uncharacterized protein (SECRETED:SignalP(1-28); EggNog:ENOG503P56Q; COG:S; TransMembrane:1 (n10-21c28/29o38-58i)) codes for MMRRPTKRHLFMFVIVLCSILVPPVAVAIRFGIGTDFFINVVLTICGYIPGHVHNWFIQRVRNNNNRDRTPTWLKKTGLVVNPSNSVSNSDTGWAERYRDMRAPVQHDEEGRAYYENPETGEFDRSAPIRHRPRQTAVAEEDSDEEVGPSDGLAEPDRYINRPTKSVSSQPPMETQARPQKSLKSRTLKFFGANSGASSASGMDRHARIGSALDPERDPVLQRRQNMGYYDELDSELNALPSSSIPVRRSPSPPPAHAPTHTMDALDRELMGLSVQTEMPPVRTRNKPSAVLSRTRAAQRSSEEYTSHTDNHSDALERDIMDTHHEF; via the exons ATGATGAGACGGCCAACGAAGCGCCACTTGTTTATGTTTGTGATTGTGCTGTGTAGTATCCTTGTTCCGCccgtcgccgtcgcgatTCGGTTTGGGATTGGCACGGACTTTTTTATCAATGTGGTTCTCACTATCTGTGGCTACATTCCCGGACAT GTGCACAACTGGTTTATCCAA CGTGTACgcaacaacaacaacagGGACCGCACACCGACATGGTTGAAAAAGACGGGGCTCGTGGTAAATCCGAGTAATTCGGTTTCAAATTCTGACACGGGCTGGGCAGAGCGGTACCGTGATATGCGCGCCCCGGTTCAGCACGACGAAGAGGGCCGTGCATATTACGAGAATCCCGAGACAGGCGAGTTTGATCGGTCTGCACCGATCCGCCACAGACCGCGGCAAACCGCTGTTGCAGAAGAGGACAGTGACGAAGAAGTGGGTCCTAGCGATGGGCTTGCTGAGCCAGACCGCTACATCAACCGTCCCACGAAATCCGTCTCGTCTCAGCCTCCGATGGAAACGCAGGCACGCCCACAAAAATCGCTCAAATCGCGCACACTCAAGTTCTTTGGCGCGAACTCAGGTGCAAGCAGTGCATCAGGCATGGACCGGCATGCACGTATCGGGAGCGCATTGGATCCAGAGCGTGATCCTGTTTTGCAGCGTCGACAAAATATGGGGTACTATGACGAGCTCGATTCCGAGCTCAACGCTCTGCCATCGTCCTCGATCCCAGTGCGCCGTTCGCCCTCACCACCACCTGCACATGCACCGACCCATACCATGGATGCGCTAGACCGTGAGCTTATGGGCTTGTCTGTACAGACGGAAATGCCGCCTGTGCGTACACGGAACAAGCCATCCGCTGTTCTGtctcgcacgcgcgcggcgcaaagatCCTCTGAAGAATACACGTCCCATACGGACAACCACTCTGATGCACTCGAGCGCGATATCATGGACACGCACCATGAGTTTTAA
- the HAT2 gene encoding Histone acetyltransferase type B subunit 2 (COG:B; EggNog:ENOG503NV7T) — MASLEIAEDEASANLAMISNEEYKIWKKNSPFLYDMVVTHAMEWPSLTIQWLPDKEVFADKGFVRHRLLLGTHTSGQDNNYVQFATVNLPLTERDGAETKLDMKDYDDEKNEIGSYSSTSPRLQITQRINHEGEVNRARYCPQNCDLIATRAVNGLTYIFDRTKHSNQPDSNGVARPDISLMGQTKEGYGVAWNPIAQGHILSASEDTTVCHWDISAYQNGQKEMEPLKVYHGHTAAVEDVAWHHFHEHLFASAGDDRQMLLWDTRETGDSPKHRVEAHSGEVNTVAFSPASEYIVATGSSDKTVGLWDLRNLSVRLHSLEAHTDEVLQLAWSPHQETVLSSASADRRVNVWDLSKIGEEQTAEDAEDGPAELLFVHGGHTSRPTDMAWSPQDPWKVATAAEDNIVMVWQPAYAIVEPAEADPDAAALE; from the exons ATGGCGAGCCTCGAAATTGCTGAGGACGAGGCTTCGGCCAACTTGGCCATGATATCGAATGAGGAATACAAGA TATGGAAGAAGAACTCGCCGTTTCTGTACGACATGGTCGTCACACACGCGATGGAATGGCCGTCACTGACGATCCAATGGCTTCCAGACAAGGAGGTGTTTGCCGACAAGGGCTTTGTGCGTCACCGGCTCCTTCTTGGGACCCACACGTCTGGTCAGGATAACAACTATGTGCAGTTTGCGACGGTCAACCTGCCGCTcaccgagcgcgacggcgcggagACGAAGCTGGATATGAAAGACTATGACGACGAAAAAAACGAGATTGGCTCCTACTCATCGACCTCCCCTCGCCTGCAGATTACACAGAGGATTAATCACGAGGGAGAGGTTAACCGCGCTCGCTACTGCCCGCAGAACTGCGACTTGatcgccacgcgcgcggtgAACGGCCTCACGTACATTTTTGACCGTACCAAGCACAGCAACCAGCCAGACAGCAACGGTGTAGCGCGTCCTGATATTTCGCTGATGGGGCAGACCAAGGAGGGGTACGGCGTTGCGTGGAACCCGATCGCCCAAGGTCACATTCTGTCCGCGTCTGAGGACACGACTGTGTGCCACTGGGATATTAGCGCGTACCAAAACGGGCAAAAAGAAATGGAGCCGCTCAAGGTCTATCACGGACATACGGCTGCAGTGGAGGACGTAGCCTGGCACCACTTCCACGAGCATCTATTTGCGTCCGCGGGTGACGATCGCCAGATGCTGCTTTGGGATACGCGCGAGACGGGCGACTCGCCAAAGCACAGGGTGGAGGCGCACAGTGGCGAGGTGAATACAGTCGCATTCAGCCCCGCCAGCGAGTACATTGTCGCCACCGGCTCGAGCGACAAAACTGTCGGATTGTGGGACCTGCGCAATCTGAGCGTTCGCCTCCATtcgctcgaggcgcacaCAGACGAAGTACTGCAGCTCGCTTGGTCGCCACACCAAGAGACTGTACTGAGCAGCGCTTCTGCTGACAGGCGCGTAAATGTCTGGGACCTGTCCAAGATTGGCGAGGAGCAAACTGCGGAAGATGCCGAGGACGGCCCTGCGGAGCTCCTGTTTGTCCATGGCGGGCATACGAGTCGTCCCACAGACATGGCATGGAGTCCACAGGACCCATGGAAGGTCGCGACTGCTGCCGAAGACAACATTGTCATGGTCTGGCAGCCTGCGTACGCCATAGTCGAGCCCGCCGAAGCGGACCCCGACGCGGCGGCACTTGAGTGA
- the RAD16 gene encoding DNA repair protein rad16 (COG:A; EggNog:ENOG503NYAR; BUSCO:EOG09260NNR) has product MPRTRRTVVKKECSSEAEEIEASDGSLEEPTPVQHKRSQSDSETKAALLPLKRRTMGKCSATAHDAEHAAPLLSADVQNSSDEDEDALLQTQQRKRAATSRLPLRRRRSTNASYAISETTESEGSTYQDSAASSSEHEETTLPTSANVSDGEIKDVVSYERESDESDVPLALTTAKQPPSSRKPRKKPRKEQGPKISLFQRRVQQLEHVHPELATVWTALRRPTPQGPKPVAAQPQRISVKLLPFQREGLYWLQAQEESPWRGGILADEMGMGKTIQMVSLIASDAKRPNLVVAPTVAILQWRNEIQSYAQGLEVLVWHGAQRTQDKATLENADVVLTSYSVLENAFRKQHIGFQRRGKRVRETSLLHAMHWRRVVLDEAHHIKERTTNTAKSAFALLADFRWCLSGTPLQNRVGELYSMVRFLGGDPFSYYFCRECPCKSERWAFSDRRSCDKCGHRPMKHINFWNFFILRPIQRDGAEAGEGAEAFSHMRLLLSCIMLRRTKVERADDLGLPPRTVQVRADLFTEDEEELYASLYKATTRKFTTFLDQGTVLNNYSNIFSLLTRLRQMANHPDLVLRSATLGHANLEEINVCRLCTEEAEDAIMSRCRHVFCRACIRQYIESFEGDADQFRREGIVPDCPYCHATLSIDLESPALEPPQPRVQDSQRQGILSRLDLSTWRSSTKIEALVEELTKLRALPDRSIKSLVFSQFVNFLDLIAFRLQRAGFRICRLEGNMTPEARDRTIRYFMDNPGVTVFLVSLKAGGVALNLTEASRVYLMDPWWNPAVELQAMDRIHRLGQHRPIVVKRMIIENSIEKRIIELQNKKSAMIEAAIGNDDAAMGRLSVDDLRFLFTL; this is encoded by the coding sequence atgccgcgcacgcgccgaacCGTAGTAAAAAAGGAGTGCAGCTCGGAAGCGGAAGAGATAGAAGCCAGCGATGGAAGCCTAGAGGAACCAAcgcctgtgcagcacaagcggTCGCAGAGCGATAGCGAAacgaaagcggcgcttttgccACTGAAACGGCGCACGATGGGCAAATGCAGTGCAACGGCCCACGACGCagagcacgccgctccACTCCTCTCTGCGGATGTACAAAACTCGTCGGACGAGGATGAAGACGCACTTTTGCAGACCCAGCAAcgcaaacgcgcggcgacaTCGCGACTGcctttgcgccgccgtcgctcAACCAATGCATCGTACGCAATATCCGAGACGACAGAGAGCGAAGGATCCACGTACCAAGACAGCGCTGCCTCGAGCTCGGAACATGAAGAAACCACACTCCCGACCAGCGCCAACGTGAGCGATGGAGAAATTAAAGATGTGGTGTCGTACGAGCGCGAGAGCGACGAGAGCGACGTGCCACTCGCCCTTACGACCGCCAAGCAGCCCCCATCTTCAAGAAAGCCACGCAAAAAGCCACGCAAGGAGCAAGGGCCCAAGATCTCTTtattccagcgccgcgtacaGCAGCTTGAGCATGTCCACCCCGAGCTTGCCACCGTCTGGACCGCACTAAGACGCCCAACTCCCCAAGGCCCGAAACCAGTGGCCGCACAGCCCCAGCGAATTTCAGTAAAGCTACTTCCCTTTCAGCGCGAGGGTCTCTACTGgctccaagcgcaagaagagagcccatggcgcggcgggaTCCTTGCGGACGAAATGGGCATGGGCAAGACAATCCAGATGGTGAGTCTCATTGCGTCCGACGCAAAGCGCCCCAATCTAGTCGTAGCACCCACCGTCGCGATCCTGCAATGGCGGAACGAAATACAATCGTATGCACAAGGCCTCGAGGTTCTTGTatggcacggcgcacagcgcaccCAGGACAAGGCGACACTCGAGAATGCGGACGTAGTGCTAACAAGCTACTCGGTCCTTGAGAATGCATtccgcaagcagcacattgGATTCCAGCGGCGgggcaagcgcgtgcgagAGACGAGTCTTTTGCATGCAATGCActggcgccgcgtcgttTTGGACGAGGCACATCACATCAAAGAGCGCACTACAAACACGGCCAAGAGCGCATTTGCGCTTTTGGCCGACTTTCGGTGGTGTCTGAGCGggacgccgctgcaaaaCCGTGTGGGAGAGCTGTACTCCATGGTCCGCTTCCTCGGCGGCGACCCGTTCTCCTACTATTTTTGCCGCGAGTGTCCGTGCAAGTCCGAGCGATGGGCTTTTTCGGACCGCCGCTCCTGCGACAAGTGCGGACACAGGCCGATGAAGCACATCAACTTTTGGAACTTTTTCATCCTCCGCCccatccagcgcgacggcgcggagGCAGGCGAGGGTGCAGAAGCGTTTTCGCACATGCGTTTGCTGCTATCTTGCatcatgctgcgccgcaccaaggtcgagcgcgcggacGACTTGGGACTTCCGCCGCGCACTGTCCAAGTGCGTGCAGATCTGTTCACAGAAGACGAAGAGGAGCTCTACGCCAGCTTGTACAAAGCGACCACGCGCAAGTTTACCACCTTCCTTGACCAGGGCACTGTGCTGAACAATTACAGCAATATCTTCTCCCTACTTACGCGGCTGCGCCAAATGGCGAACCACCCCGACTtggtgctgcgctcggcgaccTTGGGGCATGCGAATCTCGAAGAGATCAACGTTTGCCGCCTGTGTACAGAAGAAGCCGAGGACGCAATTATGTCGCGCTGCCGCCACGTCTTTTGTCGCGCGTGTATACGGCAGTATATCGAGAGCTTTGAAGGCGATGCAGACCAATTTAGGCGCGAAGGCATCGTGCCAGATTGTCCATACTGCCACGCCACGCTCTCGATCGATCTCGAGAGCCCTGCACTGgagccgccgcagccccGGGTACAGGActcgcagcgccaaggTATCCTCTCGCGCCTGGACCTGTCCACATGGCGTTCGAGCACCAAgatcgaggcgctcgtcgaggagctcaccaagctgcgcgcactgcccGACCGCTCGATCAAAAGTCTTGTGTTTAGCCAGTTTGTCAACTTTCTCGACTTGATTGCGTTtcgcttgcagcgcgccggtTTCCGCATCTGTCGTCTGGAGGGAAATATGACAccggaagcgcgcgatcgcACCATACGCTACTTTATGGACAATCCCGGCGTGACCGTCTTTTTGGTCAGCTTAAAGGCCGGCGGTGTCGCGCTGAATCTGACCGAAGCTTCGCGTGTCTATCTCATGGACCCATGGTGGAATCCTGCTGTGGAACTGCAAGCAATGGACCGTATCCACCGCCTTGGCCAGCACCGCCCCATTGTTGTCAAACGCATGATTATCGAGAACAGCATCGAGAAGCGAATTATTGAGCTGCAAAACAAGAAGAGCGCAATGATCGAGGCGGCGATTGGAAATGACGACGCTGCTATGGGACGCTTATCCGTCGATGATCTCCGTTTCTTATTCACGCTGTAG
- a CDS encoding uncharacterized protein (TransMembrane:2 (o454-476i827-848o); COG:S; EggNog:ENOG503NY9F), whose product MDAGAPQRVFQAVKPLCVTLLQHTSAPQVSVEIPNVLCTLAGVLKREHTTPFTPSLIHYIFYPISQLLRMRDGLFGLPDRVRELIFVILGELVQDWWHAWTWASVGAQAPPNPTLEQVQAWKVWEQLLLLGTMALSGGGAHVPNSAETLVAIMQFLACALAPRAAPRKPQEEEWDGESELPDLEAIDDGECIVSTQVYPPAQLVCAVHESRVALGALTHVVKIALDTASNPKIMTVLRCAALELATVLAIPWIAGDRHIVSSGPCIDAESCIAYYRAKGYVGEKERSAALLTPILPGMASALIRCVDGPRGARSVPALVLMRALPLLAAILVVCVGDVVTQSFRVPEEAQSLPTRLEDFGVQEEETMAIEEAASALTVEESQVALEMDLPSHLDSSLSPTVEPLQDSTPATPSTPRPSTPPRDAAWLQRTMQPVLLSLFALGPVRGHEHPDVQYALIAMAHMLLALVPQTLAYAWIHVTGRAPTHNPIQHILCLLLDTASDAHPVDVCNNARQAIADIVSTEPPEWLARLDTALRNAQDRLPTAVRGTHDEETQLLARRIATLASLLSTTLAQDQLRHLSLGMLAQFSPHGGVDLWGRAFAHALGACPSMEAMPIDASTASSLTLKTDLEHGTQQCIFEMARACGAAIARLLVGIAQSECVPQYQHVFHAPLYFLTQGEAQPRRDAYAAHFAVACFFSVHALVQGAADVLATTQLETYTARHGKRALRKCVHTFARHCVQVIVQVWTDDVEEEHEIVPPERALVAAPDDAPHMVKGLDAPHETGALVKPRVPVDTTVVDSVRLHASGTAPQAAQFVRAQQRLDGMHALGDAFLLSLLGSAASLLGASFRPLLLKTLYPVLSALKSSEMTVRVMAGYTLQRIADACAYPTVQSLVLHHADYVLGAASHRLVSGLSTELRAGIAQMQLAKAMHSVDAQLPSTLLGARSAPWVLVQVMQMVGPEVLPLVEDAVDEVLDALDRFHGYSEVSDGLLAVLARILDMLAFEKSPQAPAANTARNPSAPELLASFAFWLEHDRAVPSDTPVPHDDQEHAPASTDEELNPPSTRLQSVVTQMVLRCIPFLSHGAPTIRVHALVMLEKGVQLLAAQGRTAELYPILHAAWPLLMARLGVRVTQNPSRLRVRRTDSSAAILRDATPSEQDANVWMHATTTLGTMGRFSADVFAKPILQQAWPRWARLLYVLDQLTAQPRPAIKSDTLAPNAAAFGSSVRIVDTHATYGQVLLCIVHRDASRPT is encoded by the exons ATGGACGctggtgcgccgcagcgtgtgtTCCAGGCGGTCAAACCGCTGTGTGtcacgctgctgcagcataCAAGTGCACCGCAGGTATCTGTGGAGATACCTAAtgtgctgtgcacgcttgcAGGTGTACTTAAACGCGAACACACAACACCATTCACTCCCTCGCTCATCCACTACATTTTCTATCCCATCTCGCAgcttttgcgcatgcgcgacggccTGTTTGGCCTGCCAGACCGGGTGCGTGAGCTTATATTTGTAATTCTTGGAGAGTTGGTGCAGGACTGGTGGCACGCATGGACGTGGGCGAGTGTgggcgcacaagcaccCCCGAACCCAacgctcgagcaagtccAGGCGTGGAAAGTGTGGGAACAGCTGCTCTTGCTGGGCACCATGGCGCTAAGTGGTGGAGGAGCGCATGTACCAAATAGTGCAGAGACCTTGGTGGCGATCATGCAGTTTCTCGCATGTGCACTCGCCccgcgtgccgcgccgcggaaacCGCAGGAAGAAGAATGGGACGGCGAGTCGGAGCTGCCGGACCTTGAAGCAATCGACGATGGAGAATGTATTGTGTCTACACAGGTATACCCACCAGCACAGCTTGTATGTGCTGTACACGAGAGTCgcgttgcgcttggcgcgttGACGCACGTTGTGAAAATAGCGCTGGACACGGCAAGCAATCCTAAAATCATGACGgtgctgcgctgtgcagcactGGAGCTTGCGACGGTGCTTGCGATACCATGGATTGCCGGCGATCGGCATATTGTGTCGTCTGGACCGTGCATCGATGCGGAATCCTGCATTGCATACTACCGCGCCAAAGGGTACGTTGGAGAAaaagagcgcagcgcagcgcttcttACGCCTATTTTGCCGGGAATGGCGAGTGCATTGATTCGGTGTGTAGATGGGccgcgaggcgcacgcaGTGTTCCTGCGCTTGTGCTtatgcgcgcgctgcctttGCTTGCTGCGATACTGGTCGTGTGTGTGGGCGATGTTGTCACACAATCCTTCCGTGTCCCAGAAGAGGCGCAAAGCTTGCCCACGCGGCTGGAAGACTTTGGTGTGCAAGAGGAAGAGACAATGGCAATAGAGGAGGCTGCGAGTGCATTGACAGTGGAAGAGAGTCAAGTGGCCTTGGAGATGGACCTGCCTAGCCACCTTGATTCATCCCTCTCTCCCACAGTCGAACCGCTGCAAGACTCCACGCCTGCCACTCCTTCGACGCCCCGCCCTTCTACGCCtccgcgcgatgcggcatGGCTTCAGCGCACCATGCAGCCCGTCCTTCTTTCTCTCTTTGCACTCGGTCCCGTACGTGGACACGAACACCCCGATGTTCAGTACGCGCTCATCGCAATGGCACACATGCTTCTCGCCCTAGTACCCCAAACACTTGCATATGCATGGATCCACGTCACGGGCCGTGCCCCTACGCACAATCCTATCCAGCATATACTGTGCCTCCTACTTGATACggcgagcgatgcgcatccCGTGGATGTGTGCAACAATGCACGCCAAGCCATCGCCGACATTGTCTCCACCGAGCCGCCCGAATGGCTCGCTAGGCTCGACACAGCACTGCGCAATGCCCAGGATCGTCTCCCGACGGCAGTGCGTGGAACACACGACGAGGAAACGCAGCTCCTTGCACGCCGCATTGCAACACTAGCATCGCTGCTGAGCACAACACTCGCACAGGACCAGCTGCGTCATCTTTCTCTTGGGATGCTTGCACAGTTTTCCCCCCATGGCGGCGTCGACTTGTGGGGCCGAGCATTTGCTCATGCACTCGGCGCATGCCCCTCGATGGAAGCTATGCCAATcgacgcaagcaccgcATCCTCGCTCACACTCAAGACGGACCTTGAGCATGGAACACAGCAGTGCATTTTTGAAatggcacgcgcgtgcggtgcgGCCATTGCGCGTCTTTTGGTAGGTATCGCGCAGAGTGAATGCGTTCCGCAATACCAGCACGTattccatgcgccgctctaCTTTCTTACTCAAGGCGAAGCGCAgccacgccgcgacgcctacgcggcgcattttgcCGTCGCTTGCTTTTTCTCCGTCCATGCACTCGTACAAGGAGCTGCAGATGTGCTTGCTACGACCCAACTAGAGACGTACACAGCACGCCATGGCAAGAGGGCACTGCGCAAGTGTGTGCACACCTTTGCCAGGCACTGTGTCCAGGTAATTGTGCAAGTGTGGACGGACGATGTTGAGGAAGAGCACGAGATAGTGCCCCCGGAACGTGCATTAGTCGCTGCCccggacgatgcgccgcacatggTAAAGGGCCTTGATGCACCCCATGAGACTGGCGCCCTGGTAAAGCCCCGCGTTCCTGTAGATACGACGGTCGTGGACAGCGTCCGCCTGCATGCTTCTGGCACGGCGCCCCAAGCCGCGCAGTTTGTGCGCGCTCAACAAAGGCTCGATGGCATGCACGCCCTCGGGGATGCCTTCCTCCTCTCCCTCTTgggcagcgcggcgtcactgctcggcgcatcgtTCCGCCCTTTGCTCCTCAAAACGCTGTACCCTGTTTTGAGCGCGCTGAAAAGCAGCGAGATGACTGTGCGTGTCATGGCTGGCTatacgctgcagcgcatcgccgacgCCTGTGCCTACCCCACCGTCCAAAGCTTGGTGCTCCACCATGCAGACtacgtgcttggcgcagcgagtCACAGACTCGTCTCGGGCCTCTCGACAGAACTGCGTGCGGGCAttgcgcaaatgcagctcgccaaggcAATGCACAGCGTGGATGCACAGCTGCCAAGTAcactgcttggcgcacgctCCGCGCCGTGGGTCCTGGTGCAGGTAATGCAAATGGTAGGGCCCGAAGTGCTGCCACTGGTCGAGGATGCCGTAGACGAAGTCCTCGACGCACTCGATCGTTTCCATGGGTACAGCGAGGTGAGCGATGGACTGCTCGCTGTATTGGCGCGTATCCTTGACATGCTCGCATTCGAAAAatcgccgcaagcgcctgcggcAAACACCGCGCGCAATCCCAGCGCGCCTGAGCTGCTTGCATCTTTCGCTTTTTGGCTCGAGCAcgaccgcgccgtgccttCGGATACGCCTGTGCCTCACGACGATcaggagcatgcgccggcAAGCACCGACGAGGAACTCAATCCGCCTTCGACACGGCTCCAGTCAGTGGTCACGCAAAtggtgctgcgctgcattccATTTTTGAGtcacggcgcgccgacaaTCCGTGTCCATGCGCTCGTGATGCTTGAAAAAGGTGTACAGCTGCTAGCCGCGCAAGGGCGCACGGCAGAGCTCTACCCCATCCTGCATGCGGCATGGCCGCTGCTTATGGCGAGACTGGGCGTGCGCGTCACGCAAAATCCAAGCCgcctgcgcgtgcgccgcacggattccagcgccgccattCTGCGGGATGCGACACCGAGCGAGCAGGACGCCAACGTATGGATGCATGCCACCACGACACTGGGCACCATGGGCCGTTTTTCCGCCGACGTCTTTGCCAAGCCCATTCTTCAGCAAGCctggccgcgctgggcaagGCTGCTCTATGTCTTGGACCAATTGAccgcgcagccgcgcccAGCCATCAAGTCGGACACACTCGCGCCCAACGCCGCGGCGTTTGGGTCCAGCGTCCGCATTGTAGACACACACGCGACGTATGGCCAAGTGTTGCTCTGCattgtgc ATCGCGACGCATCGCGTCCTACTTGA
- a CDS encoding uncharacterized protein (BUSCO:EOG09264OAU) has product MDDEEAFLYGTAEEPNPATAAPSAGALPDTHVTAEKEGEGEVEEEEEEEEEEEEEDSESDIEFITDTNAPAAPPPRTVKYATGAEALQTPAPATAEPVAVPEPVPTEPKPPTEAPAAAPVKAPVPLGTPSTVLQPHTTTELPPEGLPTAAPTTGPTLDLDPSTTALQYPPTDPIYDARTEQEKAIEPPPLTIYQVDIDSLPDKPWRRPGANLSDYFNYGFDETTWAMWCAKKNMMDQARTEFSAIAQEDEHEKPFQPADDPSNPMASLTAMFAPPMMGMPMPQWPMMPGMVEHSGMGQHPGMQEPSMEAPQEHVEVPQDAHATHFKGSDAEQEPSRHHRNMRGDAHSTSRGNVQHRRREEYESDEYEPSLRHYIPKHGAGDALDYGASAPHPHEEHHARRHHGHAPQRTDDERSAHEQEPRHRGHARPARRDRDRQRSDRRAGRGGQKRNAPEPGEAEHDYSSAKRFQGGRRDP; this is encoded by the exons atggacgacgaggaggcATTTTTGTATGGCACGGCGGAGGAGCCTAACCCTGCTACGGCAGCTCCTTCAGCGGGCGCACTGCCAGACACGCATGTAACGGCGGAAAAAGAGGGCGAGGGAGAAGtagaggaagaagaggaagaagaggaagaggaggaagaggaggacAGCGAATCG GATATCGAGTTTATCACTGATACCAATGCGCCCGCTGCTCCACCACCACGCACTGTGAAGTATGCCACCGGCGCAGAGGCCCTACAAAcacctgcacctgcaaCAGCAGAACCCGTTGCGGTGCCAGAACCAGTGCCGACCGAGCCCAAACCGCCGACGGAAGCGcccgccgcggcgccagtCAAAGCACCAGTGCCACTGGGCACACCGAGCACTGTGCTACAGCCACACACGACCACAGAGCTTCCGCCAGAAGGTTTGCCCACGGCGGCGCCCACGACTGGTCCGACCCTGGATCTCGATCCGAGTACCACGGCATTGCAATACCCTCCCACGGATCCCATATACGATGCACGTACCGAACAAGAAAAAGCCATTGAGCCACCGCCGCTGACTATATACCAAGTGGATATTGACTCGCTCCCCGACAAGCCATGGCGCCGCCCAGGGGCCAACTTGAGCGATTATTTCAACTACGGATTTGACGAAACGACGTGGGCCATGTGGTGTGCCAAGAAGAACATGATGGACCAAGCGCGTACAGAATTTAGCGCCATTGCGCAGGAGGATGAGCACGAAAAACCGTTTCAGCCCGCCGATGATCCATCGAATCCAATGGCGAGCTTGACGGCCATGTTTGCTCCGCCCATGATGGGAATGCCGATGCCGCAATGGCCGATGATGCCTGGCATGGTGGAACATTCCGGCATGGGGCAGCATCCCGGCATGCAGGAGCCTAGCAtggaagcgccgcaggaaCATGTGGAAGTGCCCCAAGACGCACACGCGACTCATTTCAAAGGGAGTGACGCGGAGCAAGAGCCCAGCAGGCACCATCGCAACATGCGTGGCGATGCACACAGCACATCGCGTGGCAACGTGCAGCATCGCCGTCGCGAAGAGTACGAGTCAGATGAGTACGAGCCTTCTTTGCGCCACTACATTCCGAAACACGGTGCCGGAGATGCGCTCGATTACGGTGCAAGCGCACCGCATCCACACGAAGAACATCATGCACGGCGGCATCATGGgcatgcaccgcagcgcacggatgacgagcgcagcgcacacgaGCAAGAGCCTCGCCACAGAGGCCACGCACGGCCAGCACGGCGTGATCGCGATCGCCAGCGGTCCGATCGGCGTGCTGGCCGTGGTGGTCAGAAACGTAATGCACCAGAGCCTGGGGAAGCCGAGCACGACTACAGCAGTGCGAAGCGATTCCAAGGCGGACGCCGCGATCCGTAG
- the MPC2 gene encoding Mitochondrial pyruvate carrier 2 (EggNog:ENOG503P3U5; COG:C; BUSCO:EOG09265BTC; TransMembrane:2 (o22-42i54-75o)), which yields MAAAGASRFSAFINGPMGPKSVFFWAPVMKWGLVLAGIGDLARPAEKLSVSQNAALAVTGMIWVRYCLVITPVNYPLAAVNFFVGSNGLVQLGRIFHYRFTHPDWQQSEKATVIKA from the exons ATGGCGGCTGCAGGTGCGAGTCGGTTTAGTGCATTTATAAATGGTCCTATGGGACCCAAGTCTG TGTTCTTCTGGGCGCCTGTCATGAAATGGGGACTTGTCCTTGCGGGAATCGGCGACTTGGCGAGGCCGGCTGAAAAGCTTTCCGTGTCGCAGAACGCCGCCCTGGCCGTAACGGGTATGATTTGGGTGCGCTACTGCCTCGTGATTACCCCGGTGAACTACCCGCTGGCCGCGGTCAACTTTTTTGTTGGGTCAAACGGACTTGTGCAACTTGGGCGCATTTTCCA CTACCGCTTCACACACCCAGACTGGCAGCAGAGTGAGAAGGCTACTGTTATCAAAGCATAA